The sequence GCCCTCCGGCGGCGCGGCGGCGAACGCTGCGACCAACGCGTGGTCCTCGCCGCCGCCGAGCACCCACTCCCACGGGTCGACGCCGACGGCCGCGGCCGCGGCGTCGACGGCGTCGCGATCGCCGCCAAGCGTGTCGGTGGACACGTCGATGACCACACCGGAAGCTGCGGCGATGTGACCCAGATCGGCCAGCAGTCCATCGGACACATCGGTCATCGCGGTGGCACCCGCGTCGGCGGCGGCGCGCCCCTGCCCATACGGCGGCTTGGGCACCAGATGGCGTCGCCGCAATTCATTGAATCCGTCGATATCGTTGTGCCACAGCGCATATCCGGCCATCGAGCGGCCCAATGTGCCGACCACCGCCACGATGTCGCCCACCTGCGCGCCTGCGCGGGTCACCGGTCGGCGCCCGTCGAGGTCGCCCAGCGCGGTCACCGAGATCACCCACTGCGGGGCGCTCACCAGATCACCGCCGGCGATCCCGGCGCCACACAGTTTCGCCTCGTGCCACATCCCGTCGGCCAGTTCCAGCGCCTGCGCCGCCGGGGTGTCCGCCGGCGCGCCGAACGCGACGACGAACGCCGTGGCCCGCGCCCCCATCGCCTCGATGTCGGCGGCGTTCTGAGCGATCGCCTTTCGCCCGATGTCGTGCGGCGTTGACCAGTCGAGCCGGAAGTGCCGGTGGGCGACCAGCATGTCGGTGGACACCACCGTCTTGCCGTCGGGGGTATACAGCACCGCCGCGTCGTCGCCGGGGCCAAGCGCCACCGCGGAGGGTTGATCCCGGTCGGCGACGAGCCGGTCGATCACCGCGAACTCGCCGACCCCTGCCAGGGTCTCGGCCGCATCATCGGTGGCCATGTCACCTCCCTGACGGATCTGGTGTGGGTCAGCCCCTGCGGCGAGGAGTCTATGCGGTCATAGAGTTGAGCCGTGGATGCAGACGAGCGAGACGGCCCGCCGCGCGCACTGCTGATCGCGGCGGTGGTGGTGGCGGTGGGCGCGGCCATCGCCATTCTGGTGATCGCGGCGGTGCGCAAAACCCCCGCCGAGCAACAGGTCGTCGGGATTGTGGCGGTGCCCGCTCCGCAAGCCGAGAGCGCGGACTGCAACGCGCTGACCGCCGCGCTACCGGACAAGCTCGGCGATTTCGACCGTGCCCGTGTCGCCGAACCGGCGCCTGCGGGGGCAGCCGCATGGCGGACCGATCCCGAGCGCGAGGCGATCATCCTGCGCTGCGGGCTCGAGCGGCCCGCCGACTTCGTGGTGGGCGCGCCGCTGCAGGTGGTCGACGCCGTCAATTGGTTTCACGTCCCCGAGCAGGGCCGCGGCACGTGGTACGCCGTCGATCGGCCCGTCTACATCGCGCTCACCCTGCCGCAGGATTCGGGTCCCACACCGATCCAGCAGATCTCGGACGTGATCGCGAAGACCTTGCCTGCCAAACCCATTGATCCGGCGCCGGTCGGTTAGGGACGGCGCCCCCTAGGCGGCGAGCGTGCGCAAACTCGCGGTTTTCACCGGCGTGTCGGCCGCAGACACGCACGCTCGCCGGCAAAGGGAAAGGGGTCAGCG comes from Mycolicibacterium pulveris and encodes:
- a CDS encoding thiamine-phosphate kinase produces the protein MATDDAAETLAGVGEFAVIDRLVADRDQPSAVALGPGDDAAVLYTPDGKTVVSTDMLVAHRHFRLDWSTPHDIGRKAIAQNAADIEAMGARATAFVVAFGAPADTPAAQALELADGMWHEAKLCGAGIAGGDLVSAPQWVISVTALGDLDGRRPVTRAGAQVGDIVAVVGTLGRSMAGYALWHNDIDGFNELRRRHLVPKPPYGQGRAAADAGATAMTDVSDGLLADLGHIAAASGVVIDVSTDTLGGDRDAVDAAAAAVGVDPWEWVLGGGEDHALVAAFAAAPPEGWRVIGRVLEGAPQVLVDGAQWRGDTGWQSFD
- a CDS encoding DUF3515 domain-containing protein; the encoded protein is MDADERDGPPRALLIAAVVVAVGAAIAILVIAAVRKTPAEQQVVGIVAVPAPQAESADCNALTAALPDKLGDFDRARVAEPAPAGAAAWRTDPEREAIILRCGLERPADFVVGAPLQVVDAVNWFHVPEQGRGTWYAVDRPVYIALTLPQDSGPTPIQQISDVIAKTLPAKPIDPAPVG